The proteins below are encoded in one region of Roseovarius bejariae:
- the phnF gene encoding phosphonate metabolism transcriptional regulator PhnF, with amino-acid sequence MTKTTPIWKSIHSSLSTDIAEGHYQPGDKLPTEAALSKRFGVNRHTVRRALGQLAEDGIVHARRGAGVFVAMVPAEYPIGRRVRFHRNLQAAGRMPAKEILSLETRACDAREAEALSLDQGDQVHVYDGLSLADAQPIALFRSVFPAERFPGLPQILQQKRSVTAALKHLGIKDYTRSSTQLTAKLASPTQALHLRIPEAAPILRTVGINVDEDGRPIEYGRTWFAGDRVTLTLNEADMS; translated from the coding sequence ATGACCAAGACAACCCCGATCTGGAAATCCATACACAGCAGCCTGAGCACGGATATCGCCGAAGGCCATTACCAACCCGGTGACAAGCTTCCGACCGAGGCTGCCTTGTCCAAGCGCTTTGGAGTCAACCGGCACACGGTCCGGCGGGCCTTGGGGCAGTTGGCCGAGGATGGAATTGTGCACGCCAGACGGGGGGCCGGGGTGTTCGTGGCGATGGTGCCGGCGGAGTATCCGATTGGGCGCAGGGTGCGGTTTCACCGGAATCTACAGGCCGCGGGGCGGATGCCGGCCAAGGAAATCCTGTCGCTTGAAACCCGCGCCTGCGATGCGCGGGAGGCCGAGGCGCTATCCCTCGACCAAGGCGATCAGGTTCATGTCTATGACGGGTTGTCGCTGGCCGATGCACAGCCAATTGCCCTGTTTCGAAGCGTCTTTCCGGCGGAAAGATTCCCCGGCCTTCCGCAAATCCTGCAACAAAAAAGATCGGTGACCGCCGCCCTCAAGCACTTGGGAATAAAGGATTATACCCGATCCTCGACACAACTCACGGCAAAGCTGGCCAGCCCGACGCAGGCCCTGCACCTGCGCATCCCGGAAGCTGCGCCGATCTTGCGGACGGTGGGCATCAACGTGGACGAGGACGGGCGACCGATCGAGTATGGACGCACGTGGTTTGCCGGGGACCGGGTCACCCTGACGCTGAACGAGGCGGACATGTCATGA
- the phnG gene encoding phosphonate C-P lyase system protein PhnG, giving the protein MIEVNARKHWMSLLAKADPQDLAALWGDLSLETAFTYLRAPEVGGVMVRGRAGATGAPFNLGEMTVTRCSVQVQGGEVGHAYVQGRDKTHATQAAVIDALMQTDLADRLRDSVLEPLSDKHEQARAARAARAAATKVDFFTMVRGED; this is encoded by the coding sequence ATGATCGAAGTAAACGCGCGAAAACACTGGATGAGCCTTCTTGCCAAGGCCGACCCACAAGATCTTGCGGCGCTATGGGGCGACCTGTCGCTGGAGACCGCCTTCACCTACCTGCGCGCCCCCGAGGTCGGCGGCGTTATGGTTCGTGGCCGCGCCGGGGCTACGGGCGCGCCCTTCAACCTGGGTGAAATGACCGTGACACGCTGCTCGGTTCAGGTGCAGGGCGGTGAGGTCGGGCACGCCTATGTGCAGGGCCGGGACAAGACCCATGCCACACAGGCGGCGGTGATTGATGCGCTGATGCAAACCGACCTCGCCGACCGTTTGCGCGACAGCGTGCTTGAGCCGTTGAGTGACAAACATGAACAGGCCCGCGCGGCCCGTGCCGCCCGCGCCGCGGCCACGAAGGTGGATTTCTTTACCATGGTTCGGGGGGAAGACTGA
- the phnH gene encoding phosphonate C-P lyase system protein PhnH translates to MQTDALQGGFTDAPVQAAQAFRAAMNAMARPGRIEPMDSAQPPAPMSPAAGTLILTLCDPETPVFLGDTHDTPAIRDWITFHTGAPIVSAENAMFAVGEWSSLQPLERFAIGTPEYPDRSATLIVETEGLRPEGARLSGPGIKAVAQLSLPDLAPFQRNAALFPLGLDFFFTSDCQVAALPRSTKVEGF, encoded by the coding sequence ATGCAGACCGATGCCTTGCAAGGTGGGTTTACCGATGCCCCGGTTCAGGCCGCTCAGGCCTTTCGCGCGGCGATGAATGCAATGGCCCGTCCGGGACGGATCGAGCCTATGGATTCGGCGCAACCGCCTGCGCCGATGTCCCCCGCAGCGGGGACCCTGATCCTGACGTTATGTGACCCGGAGACACCTGTTTTTCTTGGGGATACACATGATACCCCTGCCATTCGCGACTGGATCACCTTCCACACTGGCGCACCGATTGTTTCAGCAGAAAACGCCATGTTCGCCGTGGGAGAGTGGTCCTCGCTTCAACCCTTGGAGCGGTTTGCGATCGGCACGCCGGAGTACCCCGACCGGTCGGCAACCTTGATTGTCGAAACCGAAGGTTTGCGCCCTGAAGGGGCAAGGCTGTCCGGCCCGGGTATCAAAGCGGTTGCGCAGCTTTCCTTGCCCGACCTCGCCCCGTTCCAGCGTAACGCGGCGCTTTTCCCCTTGGGGCTGGATTTCTTTTTCACCTCGGATTGCCAAGTCGCCGCGCTGCCGCGGTCGACAAAAGTGGAGGGGTTCTGA
- a CDS encoding carbon-phosphorus lyase complex subunit PhnI: MYVAVKGGERAIDNAHAWLAEERRGDTSVADLSVAQIREQLSLAVNRVMAEGSLYDPDLAALAIKQARGDLIEAIFLIRAYRTTLPRLGASEPVETAEMACDRRISATFKDAPGGQVLGPTFDYTHRLLDFKLAAEGEVPQAPEAEPAAGPTPHITGFLNREGLIQAEPDCDDTPPDLTREPMELPADRALRLQSLSRGDEGFILSMAYSTQRGYARNHAFVGELRIGAVAVEMEVPELGFAVEIGEITLTECETVNQFTGSKTEPAQFTRGYGLVFGQTERKAISMALVDRALRWKELGEEDQGAPAQDEEFVLMHADNIQATGFLEHIKLPHYVDFQSELELVRKLRRAAEDTSMPEAAE; this comes from the coding sequence ATGTATGTTGCAGTCAAAGGTGGTGAACGCGCCATCGACAACGCCCATGCGTGGCTGGCCGAAGAGCGGCGGGGCGATACTTCGGTAGCGGACCTGTCGGTGGCACAAATACGTGAACAGCTTTCGCTGGCGGTCAACCGGGTGATGGCCGAAGGGTCGCTTTACGATCCCGACCTTGCAGCCTTGGCGATCAAGCAGGCGCGCGGCGACCTGATCGAGGCGATTTTCCTGATCCGGGCCTATCGCACCACGCTGCCCCGATTGGGCGCGTCGGAGCCTGTGGAGACCGCCGAGATGGCCTGTGACCGTCGGATTTCGGCCACCTTCAAGGATGCGCCGGGTGGTCAGGTCCTGGGCCCGACGTTTGATTACACGCACCGTTTGCTGGATTTCAAACTGGCCGCCGAAGGCGAGGTGCCGCAAGCGCCCGAGGCTGAACCGGCAGCGGGGCCGACACCGCATATTACCGGGTTCCTGAACCGCGAGGGGCTGATCCAGGCGGAGCCCGATTGCGACGATACCCCGCCTGACCTGACGCGCGAGCCGATGGAGCTTCCGGCGGACCGGGCCCTGCGCCTGCAATCCCTGAGCCGGGGGGATGAAGGGTTCATCCTGTCCATGGCCTATTCCACGCAGCGCGGATATGCCCGCAACCATGCCTTCGTGGGGGAATTGCGGATCGGGGCTGTTGCTGTCGAGATGGAGGTGCCGGAACTGGGCTTTGCCGTCGAGATTGGCGAGATCACCCTGACCGAGTGCGAGACCGTCAATCAGTTCACCGGCTCGAAAACCGAACCGGCGCAGTTCACCCGTGGGTATGGCCTTGTCTTCGGGCAAACCGAGCGCAAGGCGATTTCCATGGCGCTCGTCGATCGCGCGCTCCGTTGGAAGGAGCTGGGCGAGGAAGATCAGGGCGCCCCCGCACAGGACGAGGAATTCGTTCTGATGCATGCCGACAACATTCAGGCGACGGGGTTCCTGGAGCATATCAAGCTGCCGCATTACGTCGATTTCCAGTCCGAGTTGGAACTGGTGCGCAAGCTGCGGCGTGCGGCAGAAGACACATCCATGCCGGAGGCCGCGGAATGA
- a CDS encoding alpha-D-ribose 1-methylphosphonate 5-phosphate C-P-lyase PhnJ, protein MTEHAYNFAYLDEQTKRMIRRAILKGLAIPGYQVPFASREMPMPYGWGTGGVQVSAATLTPEDTFKVIDQGADDTTNAVSIRKFFEKTAGVETTEETGKASVIQTRHRIPETPLSEDQVLVYQVPIPEPLRFLEPRETETRKMHSLEEYGLMHVKLYEDISQHGAIATSYAYPVKVEGRYVMDPSPIPKFDNPKMADCPAIQLFGAGREQRIYALPPYTQVVSLDFEDHPFDPSKADHPCDLCGSEESYLDEVITDDAGGRMFVCSDTDYCRARREAGHVGAQMASMEEGAQA, encoded by the coding sequence ATGACCGAGCACGCCTACAACTTTGCCTATCTGGACGAACAGACCAAGCGAATGATCCGCCGCGCGATCCTCAAGGGGCTGGCCATTCCCGGCTACCAGGTGCCATTTGCCAGCCGCGAGATGCCGATGCCTTATGGCTGGGGCACGGGCGGGGTGCAGGTGAGCGCCGCGACCCTGACGCCCGAAGATACCTTCAAGGTGATCGACCAGGGAGCGGACGACACCACCAATGCGGTGTCGATCCGTAAATTCTTTGAGAAGACGGCGGGGGTCGAAACCACCGAGGAAACCGGAAAAGCCAGCGTGATTCAGACCCGGCACCGCATCCCGGAAACGCCTCTGAGCGAAGATCAGGTGCTTGTCTATCAGGTGCCGATCCCCGAGCCCCTGCGATTTCTGGAACCGCGCGAGACCGAGACGCGCAAGATGCACAGCCTTGAGGAATACGGGCTGATGCATGTGAAGTTGTATGAGGACATCAGCCAGCATGGTGCGATTGCCACTTCTTATGCCTATCCGGTGAAGGTGGAAGGACGTTATGTGATGGACCCGTCGCCCATCCCGAAATTCGACAATCCCAAGATGGCCGATTGCCCGGCGATCCAGTTGTTCGGCGCGGGACGGGAGCAGAGGATTTACGCCCTGCCGCCGTATACGCAGGTGGTCAGCCTTGATTTCGAAGATCATCCTTTTGATCCAAGCAAGGCCGATCATCCCTGTGATCTGTGCGGCTCCGAGGAAAGCTATCTGGACGAGGTCATCACCGACGACGCGGGGGGGCGCATGTTTGTTTGCTCGGATACCGATTATTGCCGCGCACGGCGCGAGGCAGGCCATGTGGGCGCGCAAATGGCCTCCATGGAAGAAGGGGCACAGGCATGA
- the phnK gene encoding phosphonate C-P lyase system protein PhnK: protein MKPLLQVSDISKFYGTRLGCRDVSFDLFPGEVMGIVGESGSGKSTLLGCLAGQLAPDTGEVLFDTRAEGLRDTLRMSEPERRMLARTDWAFVHQHAREGLRMGVSAGGNVGERLMAVGARHYGDIRDQALDWLGRVEISEDRVDDKPTAFSGGMQQRLQIARNLVTGPRLVFMDEPTGGLDVSVQARLLDLLRGLVREMGLSAIIVTHDLAVVRLLADRLMVMKDGHVVETGLTDQVLDDPQHGYTQLLVSSVLQV from the coding sequence ATGAAACCGCTTTTACAGGTCAGCGATATTTCGAAATTCTACGGCACCCGACTTGGCTGCCGTGATGTCAGTTTTGACCTTTTTCCGGGAGAGGTCATGGGGATTGTCGGGGAGAGTGGCTCGGGGAAATCCACTCTTCTCGGCTGCCTCGCCGGTCAGTTAGCTCCTGATACCGGCGAGGTTTTGTTCGACACGCGGGCCGAGGGGCTGCGCGATACGCTGAGAATGTCCGAGCCCGAGCGCCGCATGTTGGCGCGGACCGACTGGGCCTTTGTGCATCAACACGCGCGGGAAGGCCTGCGCATGGGGGTAAGCGCGGGGGGCAACGTGGGCGAGCGCCTGATGGCGGTCGGTGCGCGGCACTACGGCGATATTCGGGACCAGGCCCTTGATTGGCTAGGCCGCGTCGAGATTTCCGAGGATCGGGTCGATGACAAGCCCACGGCGTTTTCCGGGGGGATGCAGCAGCGGTTGCAGATTGCCCGAAATCTGGTGACGGGGCCGCGTCTGGTGTTCATGGACGAGCCGACGGGGGGTCTGGATGTCAGCGTGCAGGCGCGTCTGCTGGACCTTCTGCGGGGGCTGGTGCGCGAAATGGGGCTTTCGGCCATCATCGTGACCCATGACCTCGCCGTGGTGCGCCTTCTGGCCGATAGGCTGATGGTGATGAAGGATGGCCACGTGGTGGAAACCGGCCTGACCGATCAGGTGCTGGATGATCCGCAGCATGGGTACACGCAGCTTCTGGTTTCCAGTGTGTTGCAGGTGTGA
- the phnL gene encoding phosphonate C-P lyase system protein PhnL, with product MIEIESVSKTFTLHNQGSAVIPVMAGANLSVQPGECVALIGASGAGKSTLMRMIYGNYLAASGRIMVGGIDVAQAAPRDILALRRQTLGYVSQFLRVVPRVPTLEVVAEPLLMVGEEREVALARAGDLLTRLNIPERLWGLSPTTFSGGEQQRVNIARGFAHAYPALLLDEPTASLDARNRETVLSLVEEAKARGAAIVGIFHDEAARDRVCDHEIDVTAFTPEAA from the coding sequence ATGATCGAGATCGAGAGCGTCAGCAAGACCTTTACCCTTCACAATCAGGGCAGCGCCGTGATCCCGGTGATGGCGGGGGCAAACCTGAGTGTCCAGCCGGGGGAATGCGTGGCCCTGATTGGTGCTTCGGGGGCGGGGAAATCTACCCTGATGCGGATGATCTACGGTAATTACCTTGCCGCGTCGGGGCGCATCATGGTGGGCGGTATCGACGTGGCGCAGGCGGCCCCGCGCGATATTCTGGCGTTGCGTCGGCAAACCTTGGGCTATGTCAGCCAGTTCTTGCGCGTGGTGCCGCGTGTTCCGACGCTTGAGGTGGTGGCCGAGCCGCTTTTGATGGTGGGTGAGGAGCGCGAGGTGGCGCTTGCCCGGGCGGGCGATCTTCTGACCCGGCTCAATATCCCCGAGCGTCTGTGGGGGCTTAGCCCGACGACCTTTTCAGGGGGCGAGCAACAGCGCGTTAATATCGCCCGGGGCTTTGCCCATGCCTATCCTGCGCTTTTATTGGACGAGCCGACAGCAAGCCTTGATGCCCGCAATCGCGAAACCGTGCTGTCGCTGGTTGAAGAGGCCAAGGCGCGCGGGGCGGCCATCGTCGGGATTTTCCATGACGAGGCGGCACGCGACCGGGTGTGCGACCATGAAATCGACGTGACCGCTTTCACGCCGGAGGCGGCATGA
- the phnN gene encoding phosphonate metabolism protein/1,5-bisphosphokinase (PRPP-forming) PhnN, with protein MIQRGRLIGVVGPSGVGKDTVMRALSDACPELGLVRRVITRSGGAVGEDCDVVSRAEFDTRRARGEFALHWQAHGLHYGVPGKVGRQLAGGKDLLVNLSRSVLLEAQDRFPGFLTLVLTASEEVLRERLLQRGRESRSEIAGRLERRNFAIPEGLNRVIEIRNEGCLEDTVQAARAALYPENDCRVI; from the coding sequence ATGATCCAACGCGGGCGACTTATCGGGGTGGTTGGCCCCTCGGGTGTGGGCAAGGATACCGTCATGCGAGCCCTGTCCGACGCCTGCCCTGAACTGGGGCTTGTCCGGCGCGTCATTACGCGGTCTGGCGGCGCTGTTGGCGAAGATTGCGACGTGGTGAGCCGGGCCGAGTTCGATACGCGGCGTGCAAGGGGGGAGTTTGCCCTGCATTGGCAGGCGCATGGCCTGCATTATGGTGTGCCCGGGAAGGTCGGCAGGCAATTGGCAGGGGGTAAAGACCTTTTGGTGAACCTCTCACGGTCTGTTTTGCTGGAAGCGCAAGATCGATTTCCCGGCTTTCTGACACTTGTGCTGACGGCATCGGAGGAAGTTCTGCGCGAACGGCTTTTGCAGCGGGGACGCGAGAGCCGATCAGAGATTGCCGGACGGCTGGAACGTCGGAACTTTGCCATCCCCGAGGGCCTGAATCGCGTGATTGAAATCCGTAACGAGGGATGCCTTGAAGACACGGTACAGGCGGCGCGTGCCGCGCTTTACCCCGAAAACGATTGCCGGGTGATCTGA
- a CDS encoding DUF1045 domain-containing protein, which translates to MDFKRYAIYYTPAPGPLADFGTAWLGWDPVQGLKVQHPTISGLPRPIDEITETPRKYGLHATIKPPFRPLAGTDESTLCTALETFCAGHPTIRHDSLNVAQLGRFLALRPEGDESLLNDMAAQAVRAFDRFRAPLTEGEIAKRRASGLTPAQDALLQTWGYPYVMEEFRFHITLTGKLPKAEGKALVTQLEEIMTPLLPRPFLIDGLALMGEDETGKFHQITRQSFSG; encoded by the coding sequence ATGGATTTCAAAAGATACGCGATTTATTACACGCCCGCGCCGGGCCCCTTGGCCGATTTCGGCACGGCATGGCTTGGCTGGGATCCGGTTCAAGGCCTCAAGGTGCAGCACCCGACAATCTCGGGCTTGCCCCGGCCGATCGACGAGATCACGGAAACACCGCGCAAGTATGGCCTGCACGCGACCATCAAACCGCCCTTCCGGCCACTGGCAGGGACGGATGAAAGCACGCTTTGCACCGCTCTTGAGACGTTTTGCGCGGGTCACCCGACCATCCGCCACGACAGCCTGAACGTGGCGCAGCTTGGCCGGTTCCTCGCCCTGCGCCCAGAGGGGGACGAAAGCCTGCTCAACGATATGGCCGCGCAGGCCGTTCGCGCCTTTGATCGCTTCCGCGCCCCGCTTACCGAAGGAGAAATTGCCAAACGCCGCGCCAGTGGCCTTACCCCGGCGCAGGATGCTTTGCTTCAAACCTGGGGCTACCCTTACGTGATGGAGGAGTTCCGCTTTCACATCACCCTGACCGGAAAACTGCCCAAGGCCGAGGGCAAGGCGCTTGTCACACAGCTTGAAGAGATCATGACGCCACTTTTGCCCCGACCCTTTCTGATCGACGGCCTGGCCCTGATGGGCGAGGATGAGACCGGCAAGTTCCATCAGATCACCCGGCAATCGTTTTCGGGGTAA
- a CDS encoding alpha-D-ribose 1-methylphosphonate 5-triphosphate diphosphatase: MTQETILANATLVLPGETRTGSIVLQGGVIKDIATGGSVPPGAVDCDGDIVAPGLIELHTDNLERHIQPRPKVDWPHNAAILAHDAELASTGITTVFDAMRVGSIPSGKGRYLKYARDLSSELLALRDEDALKISHFLHLRAEVCSETLVEEMQEFGPEDRVGIVSLMDHTPGQRQFRDISKLEAYVKGKLSMSDAEFVEHVAQLKELRAHYGDHHEAEAVAAAKRYGAVLASHDDTTEAQVAVSAAHGISMAEFPTTLEAAKACHAHNIPVIMGAPNLIRGGSHSGNVAAHDLAEAGYLDIMSSDYVPAALLLAAARLSEQWGDWAKGLATVTANPARAVGLEDRGEIAIGKRADLIRFAMRGGAPALRSVWSRGSRVA; encoded by the coding sequence ATGACACAAGAAACCATCCTCGCCAATGCCACCCTTGTTCTGCCGGGGGAAACACGGACCGGATCCATCGTCCTGCAAGGGGGGGTGATCAAGGATATTGCCACCGGGGGCAGTGTGCCGCCCGGTGCGGTCGATTGCGATGGAGACATCGTGGCGCCGGGCCTGATCGAGTTGCACACCGATAACCTTGAACGGCATATTCAACCCCGCCCCAAGGTCGATTGGCCGCATAACGCGGCGATCCTTGCACATGATGCGGAACTGGCCAGTACGGGGATCACGACGGTCTTTGACGCGATGCGCGTGGGGTCAATCCCGTCGGGGAAAGGGCGTTACCTGAAGTACGCGCGGGACCTGTCCAGCGAGCTTTTGGCCCTGCGGGACGAGGATGCACTGAAGATCAGTCACTTTCTGCACTTGCGGGCCGAGGTCTGCTCGGAAACCCTTGTGGAGGAGATGCAGGAATTCGGCCCCGAAGATCGCGTCGGTATCGTCAGCCTGATGGACCACACGCCCGGCCAGCGGCAGTTTCGGGACATTTCGAAACTGGAGGCCTACGTGAAGGGCAAGCTGTCGATGTCGGATGCCGAGTTTGTCGAGCACGTGGCCCAACTCAAGGAGTTGCGCGCGCATTACGGGGATCATCACGAGGCCGAGGCGGTTGCCGCGGCCAAGCGGTATGGCGCGGTATTGGCCAGCCATGACGACACGACCGAAGCGCAGGTCGCGGTTTCGGCCGCTCATGGAATTTCGATGGCGGAATTTCCCACAACGCTTGAGGCTGCGAAAGCCTGCCATGCACACAATATTCCGGTGATCATGGGGGCGCCGAACCTGATCCGGGGCGGATCGCATTCGGGCAATGTCGCGGCGCATGACCTGGCCGAGGCGGGGTATCTGGATATCATGTCGTCGGATTACGTTCCCGCGGCCTTGTTGCTGGCCGCCGCGCGGCTGTCAGAGCAGTGGGGGGATTGGGCGAAAGGATTGGCGACGGTCACGGCCAATCCCGCGCGGGCCGTGGGCCTTGAGGATCGCGGTGAGATAGCCATCGGGAAACGGGCCGATCTGATCCGCTTTGCCATGCGCGGCGGGGCGCCGGCACTGCGTTCGGTTTGGTCCAGAGGGTCACGGGTGGCGTGA
- a CDS encoding fumarylacetoacetate hydrolase family protein: protein MTHDLLFDAPMPPAIPIEGEAQEFPVRRIFCVGRNYAAHAAEMGNQVDREAPFYFTKSAHALCLSGMTIPYPLGTEDCHYEMEFVVAIGTEAFRVSEDAALGAVYGYACGIDLTRRDLQAAAKEKRRPWDLGKDFENAALIAPMTKAETFGQPGAQHISLTHNGRTVQEARLSDMVWSVPELIAHLSRFYHLLPGDLIYTGTPAGVGPIAPGSALTGHIDGLHPVTVSFGEAE from the coding sequence ATGACACATGATTTGCTGTTTGACGCCCCGATGCCGCCCGCCATTCCCATAGAGGGGGAGGCACAGGAATTCCCTGTGCGCCGGATATTCTGTGTCGGGCGTAACTATGCGGCACACGCCGCCGAAATGGGCAATCAGGTTGATCGCGAGGCGCCGTTTTATTTCACGAAATCCGCCCATGCGCTTTGCCTGTCGGGGATGACAATTCCCTATCCCCTCGGCACAGAAGATTGCCATTACGAGATGGAATTCGTTGTGGCCATTGGGACCGAGGCGTTCCGCGTATCGGAAGATGCCGCATTGGGGGCGGTCTATGGCTATGCCTGCGGAATCGACCTGACCCGCCGGGATTTGCAGGCGGCGGCGAAGGAAAAGCGCAGGCCATGGGACCTTGGCAAGGATTTCGAGAATGCCGCACTGATTGCGCCGATGACCAAGGCCGAAACCTTTGGCCAACCGGGCGCACAACATATTTCCCTGACCCACAATGGCCGGACCGTACAGGAGGCGCGGCTATCTGATATGGTATGGTCGGTGCCTGAGTTGATCGCGCATCTGTCGCGGTTTTACCACCTTTTGCCTGGGGATCTGATCTATACCGGCACGCCTGCGGGGGTCGGGCCAATCGCGCCGGGAAGTGCACTGACCGGGCATATAGACGGGCTACATCCCGTGACGGTTTCCTTCGGCGAGGCAGAATAA
- a CDS encoding SLAC1 anion channel family protein, which produces MNDGAHSSLEYYPVTLFTIVMGMAGLTLALRAGEQSLGVSHIASGVVYFLTLALFVVISAGYVLKAFQFPKAVQGEWTHPVKLAFFPAISIGLLLLAIATLPVSRPVAHVMWLAGALGQGVLTLAVVSGWIGARAFLHGHLSPAWFIPAVGNVIVPIAGVPLGYIELSWYFLSVGLVFWVVLLTLVINRLVFHDPLPERLQPTLVILIAPPAVGFLAWVTLTGGVDHFARILLNSAYLFGLIVAIQIPRILRLPFAMSFWALSFPVAAVTIASFHYAAAVGSDVHRLIGLALLVILSVTLVALLLRTFRAVASGVVFQPE; this is translated from the coding sequence ATGAATGATGGCGCGCATTCGTCATTAGAGTATTATCCGGTGACCTTGTTTACCATCGTGATGGGCATGGCGGGGCTGACGCTTGCCTTGCGCGCGGGGGAGCAAAGCCTGGGGGTGAGCCACATTGCCTCGGGTGTGGTTTACTTTCTGACACTGGCGCTTTTCGTAGTAATTTCTGCCGGCTATGTCCTGAAAGCCTTTCAGTTTCCAAAGGCCGTGCAGGGCGAATGGACGCATCCTGTCAAATTGGCCTTTTTCCCCGCGATTTCGATTGGTTTGCTTCTTCTGGCGATAGCAACCCTGCCGGTGTCACGTCCGGTTGCGCATGTGATGTGGCTTGCCGGGGCCTTGGGGCAGGGGGTATTGACGCTGGCCGTCGTGTCGGGCTGGATCGGGGCGCGAGCGTTCCTGCATGGGCACCTGTCGCCCGCTTGGTTTATCCCGGCTGTTGGGAATGTCATCGTTCCGATTGCAGGTGTGCCGTTGGGGTATATCGAGCTGAGTTGGTATTTCCTATCCGTTGGGTTGGTCTTTTGGGTTGTTCTGTTGACCTTGGTCATCAACCGGCTGGTTTTCCATGATCCCCTTCCCGAGCGCTTGCAGCCAACACTTGTGATCCTGATCGCTCCGCCCGCTGTGGGATTTCTGGCATGGGTTACCCTGACAGGTGGGGTCGATCACTTTGCCCGTATCCTGCTCAACAGTGCGTATTTGTTCGGTCTGATCGTGGCGATACAAATACCGCGTATCCTGCGCCTGCCATTCGCCATGTCGTTCTGGGCCCTCAGCTTTCCGGTGGCCGCCGTCACGATTGCAAGCTTTCATTATGCCGCGGCGGTCGGATCTGATGTGCATCGCCTGATCGGATTGGCCTTGTTGGTGATCCTGTCGGTAACCCTTGTTGCGCTCCTATTGCGCACGTTCCGTGCTGTGGCCTCAGGCGTGGTTTTCCAACCTGAGTGA